The nucleotide sequence AGCGGATTTGCTGGATTTAAGCTACGTCATTTGCTTTCAATTTGTCAATAAGCGTAACAAAGCTCAGGCTTTTGAAGAACAGTTGGTGGCATGATATACTGTTATCCGCTTGCTATATTTAGGTTTTTGTTGCAAAGCAATTGGGAACAACGCTAAAGTAACCTTTTGGGCTAGGAGGTGTGTGTAATGGATTGGAGAATTCTTTACAATCCGCTTGCAATTTTGGGTAAGGGCAAAGGATTTGTAATAGCATTGCTCATTGTAATAATCTTAACTGCAGTGGCAGTTTTTGGGCAGGTTCATCTCGATGGCGCTCTAGATATGCACATAACAACGGGGACTTCGCCAGCCGGCTTGCTGATTTCTGAATCTTTGATTGCCTGGTTGAGTCTTGGAGTTTTCCTCTTTTTGACATCAAAAATTTTCAGAGGAAATGGAGGTATTGGTGCACATCTAGCGGCAGCAGGGTTAGCACGCTTTCCCTATATAATTGCGGCGCTTGTCATTGCTCAACCTGCCGTGAGAGAGGTCTTTTTGGCGGCGGTTACTTTGGCACGCGACCAGGTTGTGGTTCGGCCAGAGAAGATGATGACACCTCTGCTTCTTATTAGTCTTCTTGTGATTGTTGGCTTATCTATCTGGTCGATTGTAATCCTCTTTTATGGCTACCGATATGCCAGTCGAGTTCAAGGTGCAAAAATAGGTGTTTCTTTTGTGCTAGGTCTTATAATTGCCGAAATTGTTAGCAAAGCACTAATTGCATCCACTTTTTCCGTTTTTAGGGGTCCTCAGTGAGTTCATGAGAGGGAATCTGGACATCCGACCTTGTTTTTCGATAAACTAAGGTCGGAGTAGATATGAAAGTTGGCGAGTCTATTATAAGACTTCTTAGCGAGGCGCTTGCGGATTCTTCTCTGGTGCAGTCATTTTCAGGTGTCCGAACTTCTTTTGGAAGTGGGCCAGGGATATCAGACGCTCAAGAGGCGCTTGCAATAGCATATGGTTTTGCTTATTCAAGGCATGTACTTGAAGGGACAACACGGGGAACGCTTCTAATAGGCAGAGACCCCAGGCCAACAGGCGAGGCCATTGCTTCGGCCCTTATCTGTGGATTTCTTGCAGGGGCTGTTTCCACGGGAAGCCGTCTAAGAATCCTCAATTTGGACATCATTACTACCCCAATTCTTGAGACAGCCGTTCGAGTCTTGAAAGCATCTGGCGGGGTTATGATAACAGCCAGCCATAACCCACTGACCGACAATGGGTTCAAATTTCTCACCGGTGTTCGAATGACGGATTCAAGAAATGCTCCACCTGGTGCACTCTTATCTGCGTACACTATGGCGGCTATTGTAAAGCAGGTGCGCAAAATCGCCGACGGAGATGTTGGCGATTTCCTAACCTCACTCAATAAAATTGACGAAAAAAGCATAGCACAAGTAGTCATAAATGATAGCTTTCACCGAGTAAGGGCAGAACGTGGCTATCTTGATGCCATGGGTAAAGAATGGGGGATTATACCACATTGTCTGAAACCCCTCACCTTAGGTCCGGCGCTCCTCGACCCGAATGGTGGTGCTGCGTGCGGAATCGGTGCCAGGGTTCTTGAGCATTTCGGCGTCCGGGCCATCGAAGAGAACGCTGAAATTGGCTATCCAGAACACTCAATTGATACTGATGGCATTGACCCAGCCAGCGGTCGCCATATGCTTCTAAGAATTTCCCGCGCTGCCCAGCGGAGGAATGCAAGGTTTGGAATAGCGTTCGATTATGATGCTGATCGCGGAAACATCGTCTTGCCTGGCAATGATGAAGATGCAATCATTCATCCCCAAAAGGTAGCGGCAATGAACATCGCTCTTGTACTTGCGCATAGGGAGAGCTCGGGCAAGCATGGCGGAAAATTGGCGGTTGTTGTCTCGGATGCAACCTCTGGCATTTCTGAAAAAGTTGCTCGCATATTTGGCGCAGAGGTCTTTATGGTTGAGACTGGCGAAATCAATGTCGTCACTAAGATGCACCAACTGCGTCGAAATGGATACGATGTGCCTGTTGGCGTTGAGGGGCCAAATGGTGGAACAATATTCGGGGAATCTACCTGTCGTGATGGCCTTCAGACCGCCTTGTGCGCGGCTCTAGGCGATGAGGAGCCGAAACTGGCAGAACAACTGCGGTGGGCCCTCGCAAGAAACGGCTTTACTCCGCCGAGTGGTAAGCTTCGTCTGCCTGGAATACTTGCTACCTTGCCTCAGCACTTCAATCGCATGCTACGTATGGAAGGACCTGCCTTGCCGCATGGCGAAATAAAGGCTCGCATGGAGGATCTCTTTGTGCGCAAGGTTTGGCCCTTGTTATCAACCAGTTATCGTTCCTACCGGTTCGTCAACTTTGAGGGGACAGACCAAGTGGAGAAGCGGACCGGCGACGAAACCGGCGGTTGGCGAATTGAGCTTGAGGATAGTAGCGACAAAGCGTTTATCTTCGCACGTGGCTCTCGGACTGAATCTGGCATATGGCGGTTGATTGTGGACGATCCTGACGCCGCTAGAGGTGCCATCCTTTTGAATGCTGCCGCCAATCTAATGCGCATGGCATTCGGCGAAGATTGCAAAACTGATAAGCAGGAATTTTGAAGTCCTCTAGTTCTCAAGGACTTACGCAGTAATTTTCACAAATCAAGAGCAAAAAGAACGATTTTGTCGCCCAGCCCCTTCTAGCGGAATATCTCCCATTTTGGCAGTAATCCAATCTCCTGTTCAAATGCCTTCCATGGCTCCGGGTCATTCTTTGTCGTTGCACAGAATATGAATACTGGCTCGCCAGGTTGGGCAAAAGTCTCTCCTGGCTTTAACAACTTGCTTGTTGTTTTTCTTGCGTCTGCGTGTTCGTTACCAGCGTCGTCCTTCCAGAAATAGACTGTCACACCCGACGAGGAAGGTGCAATGATTCCATAGCATCCACCTGCCTTCTGATCAATCCAAGCCCCCGTCCCACATGCTCCGACAAGTCCAACCTCGTCATCCTCCATATTCCCGCCAATAGCCGACTGCGGATAGTAGAAGTAGCTCTCCATCGTCCACGGCCGGTTGTCGGTGTTCGTAAGAGATATGAACCGAGCGGTGAACCAGTTTTTCTGTGGATAGAATTCAAAAGCGTATTTTGTGCGGAAGGCGAACGGACCAGAGGCAGTGCCAGGTGTTTTTCTACTCAACGTCACCTCGCATCTTGTACGCGTTGATCCAGCCCAAATGACCAACTCTTCTGTGCAGTCTGGGCGATCCCACCACGTGTCGCCGGCGACCTGCTGGATAAGCACTTCAAATGAACCCATTGGCATGTCATCAAGATTAATAGCGTCTATTGCCTTACCACTATTGAATGCTTTTGTAATTCTGAGCCCTTTGCTGCCATGACTGAACGAGCGTGCTTTCTTTGGTTTGATTATTGTGATATCACTGTCGTAGGGCTTTGGTGCAATCTCGAGAAACAATGTCTGCGGTTGGGATGCGGGAACCTGGATTTCGAATGCCAACTCATCCGCCGCTGTCACCGTTCCCGAGTCGTCGAGGTCAAATATCTCGGCCGGGATTGTCATGCCCTCCGCATTCATCAATTTTAGTTGTTCGGGGGATATGCCTTTCTTTAAGAGGCTGGATGCCTTTGAAAGGGGAATAGAAATCGTAAACTTGCCAGTAGACTTTCCGAAGATTCCGAT is from Armatimonadota bacterium and encodes:
- a CDS encoding YIP1 family protein, whose amino-acid sequence is MDWRILYNPLAILGKGKGFVIALLIVIILTAVAVFGQVHLDGALDMHITTGTSPAGLLISESLIAWLSLGVFLFLTSKIFRGNGGIGAHLAAAGLARFPYIIAALVIAQPAVREVFLAAVTLARDQVVVRPEKMMTPLLLISLLVIVGLSIWSIVILFYGYRYASRVQGAKIGVSFVLGLIIAEIVSKALIASTFSVFRGPQ